A single Ziziphus jujuba cultivar Dongzao chromosome 11, ASM3175591v1 DNA region contains:
- the LOC107432956 gene encoding transcription factor of morphogenesis MCM1 yields MGKGKRKLPMELIGKKENRMVSFSKRRKGLIKKAEEFHSLTGSSIALIVISEAGRPSVYGAPSFDSVLHRFQLQHNNNNNNNNNDGGILSSAHSNSHTTPTPETLFIGGSNQEDEDLVVVADQQPWPPETLDLPHDHHRHSFDAPPSELLLIPQGGGSTTAPSLPMAEDDNCLFDIDTLLLLLDGKAEDNAAVNGTDPYHTPDDYENAVVVADQEPSPTAFALPHDHYSFYASPPDQVVHRGSKENNAAFPVF; encoded by the coding sequence ATGGGGAAGGGGAAACGAAAGCTTCCGATGGAATTGATAGGGAAGAAAGAGAATAGGATGGTGAGTTTCTCAAAGAGGCGTAAGGGTTTGATCAAGAAAGCCGAAGAATTCCACTCCCTCACCGGCTCCTCCATCGCTCTCATTGTCATCTCTGAGGCTGGTCGACCCTCCGTCTATGGCGCTCCCTCTTTCGATTCTGTTCTCCATCGCTTTCAATTGcaacacaacaacaacaacaacaacaacaacaatgatgGAGGAATATTATCATCAGCCCACTCCAACTCCCACACCACCCCCACTCCTGAAACCCTCTTCATCGGGGGTTCCAATCAAGAAGATGAAGATCTGGTGGTTGTGGCGGATCAGCAACCATGGCCTCCGGAGACTTTGGATTTGCCACATGATCACCACAGGCACAGCTTTGACGCTCCTCCTTCTGAACTACTACTCATCCCTCAGGGTGGTGGTTCCACCACCGCTCCATCACTACCTATGGCAGAAGATGACAACTGCTTATTTGACATTGAcactcttctccttcttcttgaTGGTAAAGCTGAAGATAACGCCGCCGTTAATGGGACCGACCCTTATCACACCCCTGATGACTATGAGAATGCGGTGGTTGTGGCTGATCAAGAACCATCGCCTACGGCTTTTGCTTTGCCACATGATCACTACAGCTTTTACGCTTCTCCTCCTGATCAAGTGGTCCATCGGGGTTCCAAAGAAAACAACGCCGCCTTTCCTGTTTTCTAA
- the LOC107432983 gene encoding uncharacterized protein LOC107432983 has protein sequence MGDLYALDFDGVLCDSCGESSLSAVKAAKVRWPSLFDGVDSTLEDWIVDQMHIVRPVVETGYENVLLVRLLLETRKPSIRKSSVSEGLTVEGILENWSKLKPVIIEEWGVQRDALIDLFGKVRDEWMEKDLPTWIGANRFYPGVPDALKFASSSIYIVTTKQSRFADALLRELAGVTIPPERIYGLGTGPKVEVLKQLQNKPEHRGLTLHFVEDRLATLKNVIKDPELDGWNLYLGDWGYNTQKERQEAASIPRIRILELSAFSKKLK, from the exons ATGGGGGATCTATACGCCTTGGACTTCGATGGAGTTCTGTGTGATAGCTGTGGGGAGAGCTCTCTCTCTGCTGTCaag GCTGCTAAAGTGAGGTGGCCAAGTCTATTCGATGGTGTGGATTCGACTTTGGAGGATTGGATTGTTGATCAGATGCACATA GTGCGACCAGTAGTCGAAACTGGATATGAAAATGTCCTACTTGTGAGGTTATTGCTGGAGACGAGAAAACCTTCCATACGGAAGTCCTCG GTTTCCGAAGGACTTACAGTTGAGGGAATATTGGAGAACTGGTCAAAGTTGAAACCTGTCATTATAGAAGAATGGGGTGTGCAAAGAGATGCCCTAATAGATCTTTTTGGGAAAGTGAGGGATGAATGGATGGAGAAGGACTTGCCAACTTGGATCGGTGCAAATAG ATTCTATCCAGGTGTTCCTGATGCATTAAAATTTGCTAGCTCAAGTATATATATTGTCACGACAAAACAG AGCCGATTTGCTGATGCTTTACTTCGAGAACTTGCAGGAGTAACAATACCACCTGAAAGAATATATGGTCTTGGAACTGG TCCAAAGGTAGAAGTGTTGAAGCAACTCCAGAATAAACCAGAACACCGGGGTCTGACACTACA CTTCGTGGAAGATCGACTGGCAACCCTGAAGAATGTTATTAAGGATCCTGAATTGGATGGTTGGAATTTATATCTGG GGGACTGGGGTTACAACACTCAGAAAGAGAGACAAGAAGCAGCTAGCATTCCCAGGATTCGAATTCTCGAGCTTTCCGCCTTCAGTAAGAAGTTGAAGTAG
- the LOC107432990 gene encoding ATG8-interacting protein 1 isoform X2: MADNEEGEEKTSRGNDWRMADNEEGEENTPRGNEWEVVSLTASAYAAAPGPEQVELKNDSYVEEAETSHALFMSRHFVFPPSQHENLPLEPENIEIHNEEAGDNDVVTELGVEEGGRSSGKDGENLNLKGLTEPDEFPGIQFFEKASSLSLHGTEFEEGNTLERLNLVDKEQIMYDASKYSSFQNETALGDTTSYVEDMDISGPIESPEQGLDAGNITRLPQPSKHDNSDLPCGAWWKRRAASMYSHAKDANAVWSVFIAAAVMGLVILGQRWQQERWQALQLKWQLSLNEDYEAPQERSQEGCWARYLDLKM; encoded by the exons ATGGCAGACAATGAGGAGGGAGAGGAAAAGACTTCCCGAGGGAATGATTGGAGGATGGCAGACAATGAGGAGGGAGAGGAAAACACTCCCCGAGGGAACGAATGGGAAGTTGTGTCACTTACAGCATCAGCATACGCTGCTGCTCCTGGTCCCGAGCAAGTTGAGTTGAAAAATGATTCATATGTAGAGGAAGCCGAAACTTCCCATGCATTGTTCATGTCACGTCACTTTGTTTTCCCACCTAGCCAGCATGAGAATTTACCCTTGGAGCCTGAAAACATTGAGATTCATAACGAAGAAGCGGGAGATAATGATGTGGTAACTGAATTGGGTGTCGAAGAAGGAGGCAGATCTAGTGGGAAGGATGGAGAGAATTTGAATCTTAAAGGGTTGACTGAACCAGATGAGTTCCCAGGAATTCAGTTTTTCGAGAAGGCTAGTAGTCTATCCCTTCATGGTACAGAATTTGAAGAAGGCAATACCCTGGAAAGGTTAAATTTGGTTGATAAAGAACAGATCATGTATGATGCTTCTAAATATAGTTCTTTCCAGAATGAAACAGCACTCGGTGATACAACTTCATATGTTGAGGACATGGATATTTCTGGACCAATTGAATCACCAGAGCAAGGTTTAGATGCTGGTAATATCACACGGTTGCCGCAGCCTTCAAAACATGATAATTCTGACCTACCATGTGGAGCTTGGTGGAAAAGAAGAGCTGCTTCCATGTATTCTCATGCTAAAGACGCAAATGCAGTTTGGTCTGTTTTCATAGCAGCAGCTGTTATGGGCCTTGTAATTCTTGGGCAGCGATGGCAGCAAGAAAGGTGGCAGGCTTTGCAACTTAAGTGGCAACTTAGCCTTAATGAG GATTATGAAGCACCTCAAGAAAG AAGTCAGGAGGGATGTTGGGCCCGATATCTCGACTTAAAGATGTGA
- the LOC107432986 gene encoding origin of replication complex subunit 5, translated as MGKEESPQVTRRTTRSSSSAANLDNVAEKTKAKDPPPPTLNDLLFGEEKPITLDDLLSSFPGRRVQILELLRILGPVNCPMLPVFIYGGTSTGKTSIILRIFAHLNRPFVYSSCLTCYSPRILFESVLDQLLLHRKSAANGYSSAKRCERPSDFVNFLREALTSILCNLQGNSGNLRSKKLEGQANGHMIYLIFDNLELVREWIKSNTMLPFLFNLYDILKMPEVGVIFISNTSPDTYYSCMGYVEPTPVYFPDYTEDNLRQIFMRNQSNKKLYSSFLDIVLKPFCRVTRRLDELSTAFSLLYKKYCEPLSDQGIVPNEDMKRRLFSQLQPHIASSLNEIFRVISLPSAEVGATKKPKRKDTTRKSGGCEVPDQLDFHMSTSAKYLLISAFLASRNPATLDASLFDSTGGSDSRKRKRKPSEKSKEHKETAEQESLMKGPGTFPLERLLAIFQCITSVAADEEEQENDGLGIQAGDNSLMSDVLLQLSSLCNASLIVKGGSCPLDGSTRYRSTVCEDMTLQVARSLKFPLSKYLYRG; from the exons ATGGGCAAAGAGGAAAGCCCTCAAGTTACCAGAAGAACAACCAGGTCCTCCTCTTCAGCTGCCAATTTAGATAATGTTGCTGAAAAAACGAAAGCAAAAGATCCACCCCCTCCAACTCTCAATGACCTTCTGTTTGGAGAGGAAAAACCCATTACTCTGGATGATTTGCTGTCTAGTTTCCCTGGTAGACGTGTTCAGATTCTTGAACTTTTGCGCATTTTGGGTCCAGTGAATTGCCCCATGCTTCCTGTCTTTATCTATGGAGGCACTTCTACTGGAAAAACCAGTATAATTCTCCGGATATTTGCGCATCTTAATCGTCCTTTTGTTTATTCAAGCTGCCTTACCTGCTATAGTCCGCGGATTTTGTTTGAATCTGTTTTGGATCAACTGTTGCTTCACAGAAAGAGTGCAGCCAATGGTTATTCAAGTGCAAAGCGTTGTGAAAGGCCCTctgattttgttaattttctacGTGAAGCCTTGACTAGTATTCTCTGTAATCTTCAAGGAAACTCTGGAAATTTGAGGTCCAAAAAATTGGAGGGACAAGCTAATGGACATATGATCTACTTGATATTTGACAACTTGGAGCTTGTTAGAGAGTGGATTAAAAGCAATACTATGCTACCGTTCCTGTTTAATCTCTATGATATCCTGAAAATGCCGGAGGTTGGTGTGATCTTTATTAGCAATACCTCACCAGATACATATTACTCGTGTATGGGTTATGTAGAGCCTACTCCTGTCTACTTTCCTGATTATACGGAAGATAATCTTCGTCAAATCTTCATGAGAAACCAATCAAACAAAAAGCTTTATTCCTCATTTCTCGA TATTGTATTGAAGCCATTCTGTAGAGTTACTAGACGGTTGGATGAACTATCTACTGCATTTTCACTGTTGTACAAGAAATATTGTGAACCTTTAAGTGATCAGGGAATTGTTCCCAATGAAGACATGAAGAGAAGGTTGTTTAGTCAGCTTCAACCCCATATTGCTTCTTCTCTAAATGAGATATTTAGGGTTATATCTCTGCCTTCGGCCGAAGTTGGGGCCACCAAGAAGCCAAAGAGGAAAGATACCACAAGGAAATCAGGAGGTTGTGAAGTTCCTGATCAATTAGATTTCCATATGTCTACTTCTGCCAAGTATCTTCTTATTTCAGCCTTCCTTGCTTCAAGAAACCCAGCTACCCTTGATGCATCACTTTTTGATTCTACTGGGGGTTCTGATAGTCGGAAACGAAAGAGGAA GCCATCTGAAAAGTCAAAGGAACATAAGGAAACTGCAGAACAGGAATCGCTTATGAAAGGACCTGGAACCTTTCCATTGGAGAGACTATTAGCTATATTTCAGTGTATTACATCTGTAGCAGCTGATGAGGAAGAACAAGAGAATGATGGGCTTGGAATTCAAGCTGGGGATAATAGTCTCATGTCTGATGTTCTATTGCAACTATCCAGTCTCTGCAATGCTAGTCTTATAGTCAAAGGAGGAAGCTGTCCACTAGATGGCTCAACTCGATATCGATCTACAGTGTGTGAAGATATGACCTTGCAG
- the LOC107432990 gene encoding ATG8-interacting protein 1 isoform X1 produces MADNEEGEEKTSRGNDWRMADNEEGEENTPRGNEWEVVSLTASAYAAAPGPEQVELKNDSYVEEAETSHALFMSRHFVFPPSQHENLPLEPENIEIHNEEAGDNDVVTELGVEEGGRSSGKDGENLNLKGLTEPDEFPGIQFFEKASSLSLHGTEFEEGNTLERLNLVDKEQIMYDASKYSSFQNETALGDTTSYVEDMDISGPIESPEQGLDAGNITRLPQPSKHDNSDLPCGAWWKRRAASMYSHAKDANAVWSVFIAAAVMGLVILGQRWQQERWQALQLKWQLSLNEKSGGMLGPISRLKDVIVGGHRRGSLIRGSSTSES; encoded by the exons ATGGCAGACAATGAGGAGGGAGAGGAAAAGACTTCCCGAGGGAATGATTGGAGGATGGCAGACAATGAGGAGGGAGAGGAAAACACTCCCCGAGGGAACGAATGGGAAGTTGTGTCACTTACAGCATCAGCATACGCTGCTGCTCCTGGTCCCGAGCAAGTTGAGTTGAAAAATGATTCATATGTAGAGGAAGCCGAAACTTCCCATGCATTGTTCATGTCACGTCACTTTGTTTTCCCACCTAGCCAGCATGAGAATTTACCCTTGGAGCCTGAAAACATTGAGATTCATAACGAAGAAGCGGGAGATAATGATGTGGTAACTGAATTGGGTGTCGAAGAAGGAGGCAGATCTAGTGGGAAGGATGGAGAGAATTTGAATCTTAAAGGGTTGACTGAACCAGATGAGTTCCCAGGAATTCAGTTTTTCGAGAAGGCTAGTAGTCTATCCCTTCATGGTACAGAATTTGAAGAAGGCAATACCCTGGAAAGGTTAAATTTGGTTGATAAAGAACAGATCATGTATGATGCTTCTAAATATAGTTCTTTCCAGAATGAAACAGCACTCGGTGATACAACTTCATATGTTGAGGACATGGATATTTCTGGACCAATTGAATCACCAGAGCAAGGTTTAGATGCTGGTAATATCACACGGTTGCCGCAGCCTTCAAAACATGATAATTCTGACCTACCATGTGGAGCTTGGTGGAAAAGAAGAGCTGCTTCCATGTATTCTCATGCTAAAGACGCAAATGCAGTTTGGTCTGTTTTCATAGCAGCAGCTGTTATGGGCCTTGTAATTCTTGGGCAGCGATGGCAGCAAGAAAGGTGGCAGGCTTTGCAACTTAAGTGGCAACTTAGCCTTAATGAG AAGTCAGGAGGGATGTTGGGCCCGATATCTCGACTTAAAGATGTGATTGTTGGTGGCCACCGGCGTGGTTCCTTAATCAGGGGCAGCTCCACTAGTGAGAgttaa